In a single window of the Clupea harengus unplaced genomic scaffold, Ch_v2.0.2, whole genome shotgun sequence genome:
- the LOC122132246 gene encoding alpha-tubulin N-acetyltransferase 1-like: MEFPFDINALFPEQIAVLDQNLAAGLKSVGRGDPQALIARVIDELGKASAKAQQLPAPITSAAKLQSNTHLLYLLKDGELNG; the protein is encoded by the exons ATGGAATTTCCTTTTGATATCAATGCTCTCTTCCCGGAGCAGATTGCAGTGTTGGATCAGAATCTGGCAGCGGGTCTAAAATCCGTTGGAAG AGGAGATCCTCAAGCACTTATCGCCAGAGTAATCGATGAGCTGGGGAAAGCCTCTGCCAAG GCTCAGCAGCTCCCTGCACCCATAACTAGTGCAGCCAAACTCCAGAGTAACACACATCTGCTGTACCTGCTCAAGGATGGAGAGTTGAATGGGTAA
- the LOC122132245 gene encoding phosphatidylinositol-3-phosphatase SAC1-A: MATAYERFNLHATVDKFYIEACDDGATDVLVIDRISMEMTLTGTQDIPPSGITRPICGIMGTIRLVAGMYLIVITRKRKMGELAGHTVWRAMEFDVIPYKKTILHLTETQTQDNRMFLSMINSVLNTDGFYFCTDYDLTHTQQRLANTSPDFQEMSLLERADQRFVWNGNLLRDIIGQPELHKFAFPVIHGFVVMKPCSINGKIFEWILISRRSCFRAGVRYYVRGIDSEGHAANFVETEQIVQYQGGRSSFVQTRGSMPFFWSQRPNLKYKPKPLISSSTNHMDGFKRHFESQVLIYGKQVLLNLVNQKGSEKPLEEAFAKMVDSMDNVLIRYVAFDFHKECSKMRWHRLQILVDNVAENQDEYGYFWGDSAGKVVSQQSGTFRSNCMDCLDRTNVIQSLLARRSLQSQLQRMGVLHVGQKVEEQATFEKIYKNAWADNADACAVQYAGTGALKTDFTRTGKRTQWGLVMDGWNSMIRYYKNNFSDGYRQDSIDLFLGNYTVDDTDGPTPLQVQKDWKFMMLPLVLLAAFSMCILCLLMAGDTWTETLAYVLFWGMASALTSAVIVFNGKDFVDAPKLVQKEKMD, from the exons ATGGCGACCGCCTACGAGAGGTTCAATTT GCATGCAACTGTGGACAAGTTCTACATTGAAGCCTGTGATGATGGCGCCACTGATGTCCTTGTCATTGATCGGATTTCCATGGAGATGACCCTCACAG gaACACAAGACATCCCTCCGTCTGGCATTACTCGCCCCATCTGTGGCATCATGGGAACCATTCGGTTGGTGGCTG GCATGTACCTCATTGTCATCAcgcgaaagagaaagatgggtgAGCTGGCCGGCCACACTGTGTGGAGGGCCATGGAGTTTGACGTGATCCCTTACAAGAAGACCATCCTGCACCTCACAGAGACTCAG ACGCAGGATAACCGGATGTTCCTCAGTATGATCAACAGTGTGCTGAACACCGATGGCTTTTACTTCTGCACTGACTacgacctcacacacacccagcagagACTTGCCAACACCAGCCCAGACTTCCAGGAGATGAGCCTTCTCGAGCGA GCAGATCAGAGGTTTGTCTGGAACGGCAACCTGCTCAGAGACATCATTGGCCAGCCTGAG CTGCACAAGTTTGCCTTCCCAGTCATCCACGGCT TTGTGGTGATGAAGCCCTGCAGCATCAATGGGAAGATCTTCGAGTGGATCCTCATCTCCAGACGCAGCTGCTTCAGAGCTGGAGTCCGCTACTATGTCAGAG GCATTGACTCCGAGGGACATGCTGCTAATTTTGTGGAGACTGAACAGATTGTACAGTACCAGGGCGGGCGGTCCTCCTTTGTCCAG ACTCGAGGCTCGATGCCATTCTTCTGGTCCCAGAGGCCGAACCTGAAGTACAAGCCCAAACCCCTGATCAGCAGCAGTACCAATCAC ATGGATGGCTTCAAGAGACATTTTGAGTCTCAAGTGCTTATCTATGGGAAGCAGGTCCTACTCAATCTG gTCAATCAGAAGGGCTCAGAGAAGCCTCTGGAGGAGGCCTTTGCTAAGATGGTGGACAGTATGGACAACGTCTTGATAAG gtatGTTGCCTTTGACTTCCATAAGGAGTGCAGTAAAATGCGTTGGCACCGGCTACAGATTCTGGTGGACAATGTAGCTGAGAATCAGGACGAGTATGG gTACTTCTGGGGGGACTCGGCTGGAAAGGTGGTGTCCCAGCAGAGTGGCACGTTCCGCAGTAACTGCATGGACTGTCTGGACCGGACCAACGTCATCCAGAGCCTTCTGGCCCGCCGCTCGCTGCAGAGCCAGCTGCAG AGGATGGGTGTCCTCCACGTGGGCCAGAAGGTCGAGGAGCAGGCGACCTTTGAGAAGATCTATAAAAACG CCTGGGCCGATAACGCAGACGCGTGTGCTGTGCAGTATGCAGGCACGGGTGCTCTCAAGACTGACTTCACCAG GACAGGGAAAAGAACTCAGTGGGGCTTAGTGATGGATGGTTGGAACTCCATGATCCGCTACTACAAGAACAACTTCTCAGATGGCTATAgacag GATTCCATTGACCTGTTCCTTGGCAACTACACTGTGGATGACACAGACGGACCAACGCCCCTGCAAGTGCAGAAGGACTGGAAGTTCATGATG CTGCCTCTCGTCCTGTTGGCGGCCTTTTCCATGTGTATCCTCTGCCTCCTAATGGCCG GTGACACTTGGACCGAGACGCTGGCCTATGTGTTGTTCTGGGGCATGGCCAGTGCTCTCACCTCCGCTGTGATCGTCTTCAACGGGAAAGACTTTGTGGATGCCCCCAAGCTGGTCCAGAAGGAGAAGATGGACTGA